The genomic segment CTGGTGATACCATTCCTCCATCCTTTTTGAGGACTTCTTGTTGCTTCTGCTTGCTGAAGAACGCCTTCCATAATAATGAGCAAAGTCCGTCATTTTTTTATGGTTTTTCTAACCTTTTCTGTCTTGATAGAAGTTTCCATTTAGCTTTAGAACCAGTCATCAAAATCCATCATACAAAACGGCTAGAGAAAAGGGGTTGGGAATTGTTACAGAAAATACTTATTTGAAGTCCATTCACTTTCAATTCCTTCAGTCAAAACTTGTCCAATCCAAATTCATGAATCCAAACTGAAGTATCTGAAATATTAGCAATGACCATCATCAGTGGTCTTATCATGTCGTTTCATCTATACATTTAATACACACTGTCAAAATGTGGGGtatcatatttttatcatatttttttaagttTCCAAGTGTATATTTTGCTTCCTCCCATCCCTTTATttataagatttttaaaatttatagtaTAAAGCTGCTAGGGCATGGACCAAATGGGAAATGATGACCGCTCATCTTCTGCCAAATGAAGTGAATATAAAACGAGGAAATGACGATGAATTCTGTTTGGTGAGTGTTTACATGAAACCAGTATGCATGTACATAGCATGTATTTATATGTCTATtttgtgtgtgtatgtatatatctGCATCTAGCTCTTTCCGCTATTGATTAGTGTGATGGGCAGTGCGGAATTTATAAGTGAATTTCCTTAACATGGCTGAATTATGCTATGTTTAGGCATTTGCAAGGATTGAGAACCACTACTTTGTGAACAAAGGCTTTTTACCCTCTGATTCGTTCCTGTTGGATAACATTGAGAAAATAAAGCATATCAACACTGTAATTGTTCAGGTTTGTACGAGGCCTCGTCTAATTTGATTTACTATGTATTATAGCACCTTTACTTTCAGATTCTGGCTGAATATGTTTTGTGCTCGAGATTTCAAGTTGCAGCAATTACAATGTTGCCTGAAAACTGAAAAAAGAGAACTTTGGAGACTGTTCAGATTCATATGAAGCCGTTTGGTCGACCCATGTTTCAAAACTCATCATCTCCTCTATTATGCAGGGAAGATATGATGTCTGCTGCCCTCTGATGTCTGCATGGGATCTTCACAAGGCTTGGCCAGAGGCTGATCTCAAGGTAAGAGATCTATCGGGGACACACAACACCACCATAAAAATATAAAGCTTTTTGGATGATAAAATAGTTTTTGATGAAATAGTTAGCATATACCACAGGGAAGTACGGAGAGTGGAGGCACCATGGTTGCTTTCTGGTGCTATATAAATTTATCATTGTTCTTGATTTCTCATTTTGATAGACACTACGACATATTACCTCATTTGACATAGAAAAAGTTTCATCACTGCATCTTATGCTATCTACCTGCATATTAAACCTTCATCGCAACTAATTGATCTCTTTGGCATGTCACCAAGTGGTGTTATTAACTACTTTGTTTAATCTATGAACATGTGATACACTAAGCAGAACACgttgtattattttttttcttgccCTCTTTGGAGTGTGTCGCCAATTGAATTTACTGCGATAGCCTAACCTCTTTTATTATCTGAAATGGATCTAGTGTTTATTTCGTGTTTTTTTATACATCATTAATGAATCAAATTCCTTAAACATCAGAGTTTTCATGGAATAGTATTTCGGCCTTTGATTTATCTACTTGGTTAATAACGTAAACGGCAACAATTCAGATTTAATAATAGTGAACAGACATTCCATGCGACGTGATTAGTTGTAATTTAAGCAAGAGCACTATAGAGGAATTACTTTCTGTTTCATTGGTATTTCTATTTGTTTCTTAAACACTCTTCCTAAAACTATATTAGTGCATTATCTTGATTTGTTTAGTTTTTGTCTCTTTGTTGTATCTCATTATTTACtttatttaactgaaaacatATTTTTGAGAAATGAATTGGGGTatgaatattatttttggtgatgttttaGAAGGATATAGTTTCTATTGTCGATATTATGTCATGTCAGAATGTGTgggattattttgtttttaaatatttatgatatttttttggAGTGATGAAAATTGAATATAAAACAGTGATTGTATCAAGAAATGTGGAAGTAAATTGACGATGCAGGGTATATTCAAATTAAGTTTTCTATATTAAATTTGTTTCCCATTCAAACTATGTTTCTTTTCCACTCTATACATTGCTAATCTAGGATTGTTTTGAAGTAAATCTTTTTCACAGTTAAAATTTGaaagtaaatttattttcttgtttGCTCAACAAACAAGTTGCTTATTTTCCTGTTTGCCGGCTATTTTTCAAGAATCAGCGGGTTACAAAACTTTCCCTGTACTTCCATTGCGTCAGTTCACGAATTTTTTCGAAAAAAATCATGGAATAATCTGAGTGTATTTTTCGGAAAATGAAAAATGTGTCTCCTTTTGGCAGATAGTTCCGGATGCAGGCCATTCTGCTAATGAGCCAGGAATATCTGAAGAACTTGTAGCTGCAACCAATAAGTTCAAATATACCAAGGAAGGTGCACATTGAAATTAATTGATGTGCTGCACAATGTGAGATTGTTTCGAACTTCTCGTTATTTTTTCTCCGGTCCATCTATTTTGATGCACGGTGATGGTTGTTTTTCTTTGCAAATTTTCGAATTCCATACGATCTAGTTTCAGGAAACCATGGGGTTTTACGAATATAAGGCCTTGATGTCAATGATTTCATGTGCTGCATTCTGAATTATTTTGCAAGAATCTCATCTTCAAAATCTTGTACACCAAAATTAATACATGCATGAAATACAGCATTTTGATAGCTGTAACAAAGGCTTGAAAAATGCAAGAATCTCATCTTCAAAATCTTATATACAGCAAAAATAATACATGCATGAAATACAACATTTTGATATTTGTAACAAAGGCTTGAAAAATGTTCAGAATGGATCAAACACCAAACAAATCAATGTATGAAATGATAGAAGATAGCAATAATTTTTCCGGCCTGTATATCTATACAGGTGAAGTTTCGTGTACCACTTCTCAATCTCTTAGTTTCTTTACTTTGAAGAGGAGAAATTATCAAGATTGGCTCTTGATTTGGTGAAAGAGTGGTCTTGACTCTTGCCGAGGTTTAGGGCTGCTTTGTTTTGGTCTCCCTTTTATTTGAACATTAAaagtttataataaatttatggGACCTTGCATTTTAGAATTTGGGGTGACAAAATTACGGgaaatttagatgatttatGGGTATTTTAGGTATGTCAAAATTACACAATGATACTTGCTGGTATTATGTAGTGCTTATTTTTATcaacatatttaaaaaataatatccaacttagaTATTGCCCCGATAAAAGCTGATGATGTTTAAACTtcgaataaaatcaaaaaaatCGTAAATCCAAACCGAACTCAATCggatttttaaatttgaatataaatgctaaaaccaaaatttatattatttgtttttgaattttatatttttcaaaatcgaACCgactaaaaaaatttaaatttaatttaattaatatttttatttggattatatattttatgaaatgatatttagtgaattaaaaatatttttgttaattttaggttgattgttatttatttaatttatttaaaaaattaataaaaaatgatatattatattttaattattaatttaaatatttattaaaattgaaTGAATCGAACTGAAATAACCAAATCTTTTTtgttagaaaattatatatgatatataGAGTACCTTCAAAACTTTTCTCCAGGCTACCGGTTCTCTTGAAGATCTGATCATAGTGAGATCTGCAGTACAGCATCCCATCAATGGAGTTGAAGTTTCCAAGCTGAATTCGAATGAGGAAAGTTATCACTTCAATAGTTTCGCAATATTAATTATAGCGACTGATGCATTGAGCAGGAGGATAGGCACTGGATATTTGAAAGGAATGATGTATGTCCTTTTGAATCAATCAAGATCCAAAAAGAACGAATTTCCCACTTTTTGTTAGTATTAAAATAGACGTCATTCTGTACAAAATCCAAAGGGCAGAGCACACAAGTATATTACACCTTAAGGGGGTGCCATTGCAATGGTGATACCtattggtacaagagatttgattcttATATCATGAGCATTGGATATAACAGATTGagtgcagatctttgtacatatttcaagaggtctggtgatgattatattattttgatgttgtatgtggacgacatgttaGTAGCAGGCTCCAACAAAGATCAGATCCAAGGATTGAAGCACAGTTGGCTagataatttgatatgaaggactcgGGACCAGTAAACAAGATtttagggatgcaagttcaccgagatagaagtaacagaaagatttggctttcgcagaaaaattatttgaagaaagtcttgcaatgcttcaacttcaagttatcctctgAGATGTATCCTaagcagtgaagcagagagaatgtagatgtctcgagtaccatatgcatcagtagtgggaagtttgatgttcgccatgaactgtacaagaccggacattgctcaagcagtgggagcagttagtcggtatatgacaaatcctggacgagagcattggagcactgttaagaggatccttcgatacattaagggtacctcgaatgctgcattatgttatggaggatcagattttacactcaggggctatgtTGATTCAGATTATGTAGGTGATCGTGACAAGAGAAATCTACTATATGTGTTACACTTGCAGGGGGAtcagtaagctgggtttcaaaactgcaaacagttgtggcgttatctacgACGGAGGCAAAATatatggcagctactcaagcttgcaaggaggcaatatggattaaaaggttattggaggagatcggaCACAAACAAGATaatgttcctttgttttgtgacagtcagagtgccttaCACATCGCaaaggaatccagcctttcattacatgacgaaacacattggagtccaatttcactttgtgcgagaggtagtagaagaaggaagcgtggatatgcagaagatccatacgaaGGATAGCATAGCTGATTTTTGACCAATCCAGTGAACATTGAAAAGTTTGAGTGATGTAGATTCTCAAGTGGCATAGCagaaacgtaagcagcaggtaatggcaagattgaaaggatgtgtgaAGATGTacttgattctcaatcaaatcttcaATTGGGAGAAATGTCGGCAAATCAACCATTCAAAGTTGGACGGTGCACATGTTAAATGAATGTCAGAATTTTGAAATGATGCGTTCAGACGGAACGCATTTTATACGCGGTTTCACACCTTGAAATTCTACTATAAATAGGTGTCtcattctttcatttcaaatcatccattcttcgagttttctctcatcttataagcactTCAGTGCTTAATTCTATAAtgtttgtgaggtgtttgttctcctgtattaagagagtgcgtgttctctttggaaacacagtgagtgagttgtaagtcacaaaatattatagtggaattcttttcatcttgcccgtggtttttaccataataatttttaggggttttccacgtaaatctcggtgtccagtttattctttattttcaggTTTTATTAGCTCAAATTACGCACGTATGACCAACATTTTCATTATATGTTGCCAAAATTTCATTTCTTGCCAAACTTTTTCTTTTTTGTGTTCATATGGTCTATAAATTATAATTGTCTGAACTATTTTATCAATTATCGTACAAATTATTAAACTTGTTGGCTTCTAAGCATATATTCTTATTAAATATCTATAAATATAAATGATACCACGTTAATTATATATACATTACTAATTATCTTCTAATAATTCGAAAATATAATAACTAAGAAAAATACTACATGATTATGTTACTTTTCAATAATTTCaacaatcaatttttttttttgattaaaCAAATTTCTTATCCCTTTTACATCCCCGACCTTTTGGACCATTAGTACGTCACACGTTGATTGACCTGTAAGAAAACGTCGGAATATTGGTCTTGCTTGAACTCATATCTGCCTTTGAAATATTTCACTTGCGATTTCGATTTCGATTTCGATTTCGTTTCGATGGAAATATCACAATTTTTTTGATCAGATATGGTTGCGGTTGACATTTAATAGGTAGGCTTGCATTTATGTcctttattgtttatgtttagtTTATTTAgacaataaaacaagtctagtgttaatcaatacaaaattttaattctaATAAATGCACAAATGTTCAAGTTCTAAAATATATTAGAGTCTCGAAATCACCAACTGTTTAAATATTTTCTTCGtatgtaattttattttatttactattactattaataatattataatttttttttagaaaaacctTGGATTTGTTAATTGGTCTAGATTATAAGCATGgtcaaaatatttatatgaaataaataatatcTAAATTCCAAAATTGCGTGGAATTGTAAAAGTGCTAGGCCGAATGTCCATATCTCCTATATATGATGTGACATTTTTTGACGTATAGCCCATTCAGGCCTTACCACATCTAAGCACACGAAAATAGAAATGGTGCCATTACCGTACAGTGTTGCTCCGTTGCTCTGTCTGATCACCGCTGCAGCTGCTACTAATATTATCCAAACTCTTCCGGGTTACCCGGAGGATGCCCTGCCTTTCCACCTCGAAACCGGGTCGgtcttctttctttctttctgttttttttttttttttaaaaaacaatttttatatatataatatgtgtGTGAGTTGCAGGTATATTGGAGTTGGAGAAGACGAACAAGTGCAGCTATTCTATTACTTTGTAGAGTCCGAAGGAGATCCTGATAAGGATCCGCTTGTGCTTTGGTTGACGGGCGGACCCGGTTGCTCAGGTTTCTCCGGTCTGGTTTATGAAATAGGTGCGTACAGCCGCcggcttcttcttcttcttcctctgttCATGATCTTTtggtttttaatttatttattaaatattatgttTGATGATCAGTTTCAAGAATTAAAcaaatgatatttatttattatgtttgaCGATCAGTTTCATCAATAATTAAACAAATGAAACTATTTTTGCACTTCCAAGCCTTTTAATTATTACTTAACTGTCTATCAAATACTTTAGTTCTCATGTTGTCACATCCTTCCATACATTAaaactatttaaattaaataatcaaaaataatgggtcatttaataataatataatcataTGAGAAGAGATTATGTAATTACATACTGAATGATATAATATATCAAGATCTtttatatgtaaatatataCATCGTGAATGAGTTAAATATGGAGTCAAATTTAGGGCGGCAAACGAATCGAGCTGGTTCACAGAATTTTCGAGCCAAATCGATAAATATTAGATTCGTATTAAAATTTATCGAATTCAAAAAAAATTCGATTCGAACTCGAGTGAAAGCTACCGCGAgtcttaatatttaattattacaaTAAATATTTATGTACATACATTTCAAGATATTCTTGAACGTGGTTCCATTTTGGCCTAGATATATCAACTACGTACAATAGTTCactttaatatatattaatttgacGTGGTTCCATTTTGGCCTAGATATATCAACTACGTACAAACAAAAGGGAACAgcaaaattaattttcataaattaacTCATCGTCCAAATCCACATTTCCAACAACCCAAAAgcttaaagaaaataaaaaaattaatgcgTGGATAAGACCATAATTTAATAACCATATGTGGGTGAAAAGGGTCACGAAATTAATTTTGTAACAACAATTCATGCATGTGTACAGGTCCACTCCGGTTTGATATTTCAAATCTTGATGGAAGTTTCCCTCGCCTCATTCTGAACCCATATTCATGGACAAAGGTTTGGtttggaatatatatatatatatatatatatatatatatatatatatatatatatatatatatatatatatatattatatatatttatatatatatttatatatatatatacatatatatattcaaactGACAAATAAAATGATCTGCACGCATGGTTTTGTAGGTTgccaatattatatttatagacTCACCGGTTGGGACTGGATTCTCGTATGCAACCACCCCAGAAGGTTTCACTTCCTCCGACACCAAAGCGACCATGGATAACTACACTTTCTTGAAGAAGGTAAGTTTTTCTCTGAATCCCGGAATAATTTTTGCAGAAATCAATACCTGATCCGTCCCACATATCGATTTGTGTTTTCATGCataatcaagaaaattattgaaaaatcAAGTTTCATAGAATTTCAATTTTACTGTTATGCtttaatatgaaaaattattgaaaataacTAATGCATTTAATAAAtaggaaaaaaataataataatactaaatATAGATACTGCACCATATTTTTGGGACGCTTAGGAtgaaatttttaagaaattaaatGGAGCCCAGGATTCTGCTATCCAACCACACTTGGTGAAAGACACGTGAGGTtggttttttttatcattattattttgacGTGTAAACCCACGGATCAGAGGGACGGGACAACTTGACTGGGGAAGAGATAATGACGTCGAATTATTTAATAGGATTCTCAAACTGAAATGGAAAATTGAAAATGGAGACGGAGGGAGTAAAATGCTTGTTACATAAATTTTGACAGAAGAAAATAtatctttaaaaatattttttttcttataaTCCAGTGGTTATCGATCCATCCAACATTTATCAAGAATCGACTGTACATTGGAGGTGATTCCTACGGAGGAAAAACTGCAACCTTGCTTGCTTTAGAAATTGCAATGGGTAAAATTttaccatcaattaattattatatttccCTATATAAATGTTCTCACACAAGTATGTGTTGTTATATTATATTCATCCAGCAATTTGACCATGTTGTCACATTAACTTAGGAAATGGTGGAGGGCTGGAGCAACGAATGAACCTCCAAGTACACATTACTTTCATAACTTAATCCTTTTCATTGGGAAAAAAATAACACACTTGACGAAAAAATTGAACCAGGGATATTTCATTGGAAATCCTAAAACAGATGAAGCCTTGGATACTAATGAAAAGTTGCCTTATGCTCATCGGATGGCACTCATATCAGATGAATATTTTGAGGTAAAATGCCCCGCATTATCCCTGAGAGGTATTTTATCGAGTCCGAGTTGAGTTTGAATTAGATTATGCTCATCTGATTAATTTGACTGTGAGTTTCTAATTAATTCGATTCGAACATTGATTTAGCCACTCACATGACATATGTGCCCAATCTCTGATCACTTATATATATTCTAGACAAGTTTGTTCGAGGATAGTGTAACATGCATGCTGTCAAACGATACAAACTAAGCAAAAATCTACTCAATGTTGCATGCAAGGTAATGTCAAATATGGGCtgatgctttaaataaaatgcggtGTATAAGGGGTGAATTCTTTTCATATTTTCAGTTAGCAAAAAGCAGCTGTAATGGGAACTACAGCGATCAAGATACAAGTAGTGCAGAATGCCGTTATGCTCTTCATCTATATGATGAGGTAAAATAAAAACTACAAGATTTTACTTCTTTTTTTGTGCTCTTTTGGGTTGGGAGTAGGGTTTTGGAGAAATAAAAAGTATGTTTACTTTTATCGTGgaaggaaaaaaatttattgcaagtgccgaataatatcagcatggttggataaaattttaaaaatacgaGGTTAGAATATGATATGATAAAAGAGTATTTTTGGAAATGATGAAAACTTTAGTCAAAATTACTGATTATGTTCGAAAATACGAAAATGTTTCGAAACTTGGTTTGGAGGAAgagaataaaaagaaaatgatagtttttatttatgttgtaGGGGATGAGAAAGTATTTTAGGAAACTGAAAACAAGCACTGCGTgcttgttcttcattttctttgctCTATGATTTATGGCAACGTTTACTCTAATTATATGAATGCAGTGCACCAAGAACATCAACCATGCCTACATTTTGGATCCAAACTGTAATCTGTTTTCACCGAAACACGATTATATCGTAGAAGATGATGATCCCGATGATTTCCTCTTCATGTTAAAACAAGAGGAGCAACGGTGTCGTGTAATTTCTTTAACTTTTCCTATGACCTGTCTTGGTAGTATATGAAAAATGACCGAGAACTCTTtaacataaatttttaaaactccAGTGGTTATTTTTCTATCTGAAGacataacatgttaaaacctcCGATTGTATGAGAGAAAAAATTATAGGTTATTTATGCAAAATATAAGAATtcgtatgattttttttttattttgaagattCCATATTCATTTCAATAGAAGTGTGTATTTGAAGAAACTATTAAGCGTAAATATGGAGCCCTTTTAATCGGATCAAGGCAATTTTATCATAAGATCAACGGATTTCGACATCTTGGATTTTTtaatatgaaaattattaaatttagttTTATGCATATAATCATTTGCTGAACTTTTTGAATACTAATATTGATTTCAAGAGTTTGTTTTActagttatttttaaaagatgTGGCTATGAATTTTCTTGAGTATTGTAAGGATGAAATCTTGTTGGTTGTAGAATAATAATTACTCGGATTCTGCTGTCTGGGCAAATGATCAAACTGTGCAAGAGGCTCTTTACGTCAGAAATGTACGTATGCACTACCTTAAAATGaagagattttttttatatataaaactacaaattttttttatttcaacaaacagGGAACCATACGAGAATGGATAAGATGTAA from the Primulina eburnea isolate SZY01 chromosome 3, ASM2296580v1, whole genome shotgun sequence genome contains:
- the LOC140826945 gene encoding serine carboxypeptidase-like 13, which codes for MVPLPYSVAPLLCLITAAAATNIIQTLPGYPEDALPFHLETGYIGVGEDEQVQLFYYFVESEGDPDKDPLVLWLTGGPGCSGFSGLVYEIGPLRFDISNLDGSFPRLILNPYSWTKVANIIFIDSPVGTGFSYATTPEGFTSSDTKATMDNYTFLKKWLSIHPTFIKNRLYIGGDSYGGKTATLLALEIAMGNGGGLEQRMNLQGYFIGNPKTDEALDTNEKLPYAHRMALISDEYFELAKSSCNGNYSDQDTSSAECRYALHLYDECTKNINHAYILDPNCNLFSPKHDYIVEDDDPDDFLFMLKQEEQRCRNNNYSDSAVWANDQTVQEALYVRNGTIREWIRCNKSLSGYEITVASVIQYHQMLNQKGFQSLVYSGDHDMLVPYIGTIKWIRSLNLTVEDNWRPWTVDGQVAGYTEKYKNGEAYITFATVKGAGHTAPEYMPKQCLAMIKRWLSLFPL